The following proteins are encoded in a genomic region of Oncorhynchus kisutch isolate 150728-3 linkage group LG4, Okis_V2, whole genome shotgun sequence:
- the ccl44 gene encoding chemokine (C-C motif) ligand 44 isoform X1, whose amino-acid sequence MFLLQTVTVISLTVVLLDAVEGDGVQMQRDVQCCMQYSQGNVRTKDVLRFEVQTEGPDCSIQAIILYTKKAVKCADPRDRRVKRLLRKLLQRQRTKAHRTMWLHPHGNLPVMSEDKKDGWDALHVE is encoded by the exons ATGTTTCTGCTGCAGACTGTGACTGTTATTTCTCTGACTGTCGTTCTCCTGGACGCAGTGGAAG gtgATGGGGTACAGATGCAGAGAGACGTTCAGTGCTGTATGCAGTACTCCCAGGGGAATGTGCGCACCAAAGACGTGCTGAGGTTTGAAGTGCAGACGGAGGGGCCAGACTGCAGCATACAAGCCATCAT ACTGTACACCAAGAAGGCGGTGAAGTGTGCTGACCCCAGAGATAGAAGGGTCAAGAGGTTACTGAGGAAGCTGCTCCAGAGACAGAGGACCAAAGCACATAGGACCATGTGGCTCCACCCTCATGGCAACCTGCCAGTCATGTCAGAG GATAAGAAGGATGGGTGGGATGCCCTCCATGTGGAATGA
- the ccl44 gene encoding chemokine (C-C motif) ligand 44 isoform X2, which produces MFLLQTVTVISLTVVLLDAVEGDGVQMQRDVQCCMQYSQGNVRTKDVLRFEVQTEGPDCSIQAIILYTKKAVKCADPRDRRVKRLLRKLLQRQRTKAHRTMWLHPHGNLPVMSEAK; this is translated from the exons ATGTTTCTGCTGCAGACTGTGACTGTTATTTCTCTGACTGTCGTTCTCCTGGACGCAGTGGAAG gtgATGGGGTACAGATGCAGAGAGACGTTCAGTGCTGTATGCAGTACTCCCAGGGGAATGTGCGCACCAAAGACGTGCTGAGGTTTGAAGTGCAGACGGAGGGGCCAGACTGCAGCATACAAGCCATCAT ACTGTACACCAAGAAGGCGGTGAAGTGTGCTGACCCCAGAGATAGAAGGGTCAAGAGGTTACTGAGGAAGCTGCTCCAGAGACAGAGGACCAAAGCACATAGGACCATGTGGCTCCACCCTCATGGCAACCTGCCAGTCATGTCAGAG GCCAAGTAA